In Allomuricauda ruestringensis DSM 13258, the following proteins share a genomic window:
- a CDS encoding glycoside hydrolase family 3 N-terminal domain-containing protein, with translation MRINFHLPLFLLLCLQAIGQINPLAAKDSVAQMAWVENHYANMALEERIGQLFMVSVASNQSKSATDRVKNLVESEGIGGVIFLVGGPVQQAQLANVYQAASKVPLLIGSDAEWGMAMRLDSTYAFPWNMTLGAIQDSTIVEKVGHQIGKHAKRLGVHINFAPDLDVNNNPKNPIIGNRSFGEDPKNVAEKGRAFVRGMEKAGVLTSGKHFPGHGDTATDSHKSLPIINSSLERLDSIELYPFKEVMKAGLSSTMVAHLDVPSLESREGHPSTLSKSIVTGVLQNQLGFKGLVITDALNMKAVSDFAPEGEVELEAFLAGNDLLLMPENVLKAKETFIKAYNDGVVTEERLAKSVKKILMAKYKAGLYNYQPVNLENLLEDLNGIENDVVYEEAMEGAITVAKNNFSLMPIKKLDNKKIAYVHFGDASGATFHAALNKYYKVTHIKAKDIAQYKKELVKYNLVIIGFHKDNSSPWKGYKFSKNELFWLEEISRLRTSNTILALFARPYALLDVLNFDTVDGVVVGYQNSKIAQKKVAEVIFGAIGASGKLPVSAHDEFPVGTGVEVNPIQRLGYSIPERVGMSSEMLAEVDTLVQHGLDSLMFPGAQVLIARRGKVIYNKNFGKPTYNSTNEVAEESIYDLASLTKILSTLPMIMKMEEEGEIALNDTFGDLIPEYADTELKEVSVLKALSHYGRLPSWIAFYLDTLNKDRKPSSEFYRQNPSEAFPYKVAEHLYLTRSYKDSIYSRIGRQSLKSNRYRYSDVGYYVFKEYIEDTYNKPINELVDEFLYKPMGLQRTTFNPLKKFSKEEIVPSEEDDYYRYQTVQGYVHDMGAAMLGGVGGHAGLFSTANEVAKIMQMYLQGGYYGGERFFNSRTVKRFNTCYFCNKDVRRGVGFDKPQLEEKGPTCGCVSRQSFGHSGFTGTYTWADPEEEIVYVFLSNRTYPSATNTLLIKSGLRTRIQQAIYDSIIN, from the coding sequence ATGCGGATAAATTTCCACCTTCCCCTTTTTCTACTGTTATGTTTACAAGCTATCGGGCAGATTAATCCCTTGGCTGCCAAAGACTCCGTGGCCCAAATGGCATGGGTGGAGAACCACTACGCAAACATGGCGCTTGAAGAACGGATAGGACAGTTGTTTATGGTGAGCGTTGCATCAAACCAAAGTAAATCCGCAACGGATAGGGTAAAGAACCTTGTCGAATCCGAAGGTATTGGAGGAGTCATCTTTTTGGTGGGAGGACCTGTCCAACAAGCACAATTGGCCAACGTATACCAGGCAGCATCCAAAGTGCCATTGCTCATTGGTTCCGATGCCGAATGGGGTATGGCCATGCGTTTGGACTCAACCTACGCTTTTCCGTGGAACATGACCCTGGGGGCGATCCAGGATAGTACCATCGTGGAAAAGGTGGGCCATCAAATTGGAAAACACGCCAAACGTCTTGGGGTGCACATTAATTTTGCCCCAGACTTGGATGTGAACAATAATCCGAAAAACCCTATCATAGGTAACCGTTCTTTTGGCGAAGATCCTAAAAATGTGGCAGAAAAAGGAAGGGCCTTTGTTCGGGGCATGGAAAAAGCAGGCGTACTCACCAGCGGTAAGCATTTTCCCGGACATGGCGACACCGCTACCGATTCACACAAATCCTTGCCCATTATCAACTCATCTTTGGAGCGATTGGATTCCATTGAACTGTATCCTTTCAAAGAAGTAATGAAAGCTGGATTGAGCTCTACCATGGTGGCCCATTTGGATGTGCCCAGTTTGGAATCTCGGGAAGGGCACCCATCAACACTTTCCAAAAGTATAGTGACGGGCGTATTGCAAAACCAATTGGGATTTAAAGGTTTGGTCATCACCGATGCCTTGAACATGAAGGCAGTTTCGGACTTTGCCCCCGAAGGAGAGGTGGAATTGGAGGCCTTTTTGGCAGGGAATGATTTATTGTTGATGCCAGAAAACGTGCTCAAAGCCAAAGAAACCTTCATAAAGGCGTATAACGATGGTGTGGTCACGGAGGAAAGATTGGCCAAGTCTGTCAAAAAAATATTGATGGCCAAATACAAGGCTGGTCTGTACAATTATCAGCCTGTAAATTTGGAAAACCTCCTTGAGGATTTGAACGGAATTGAAAACGATGTGGTTTACGAAGAGGCTATGGAAGGTGCCATTACAGTTGCCAAGAACAATTTTTCGTTGATGCCCATCAAAAAACTGGACAATAAAAAAATTGCATACGTGCATTTTGGTGATGCTTCCGGGGCCACTTTTCACGCAGCATTGAACAAATATTACAAAGTAACCCATATCAAGGCCAAGGATATTGCTCAATATAAAAAGGAACTGGTGAAGTATAATTTGGTCATAATCGGTTTCCATAAAGATAATTCGAGTCCTTGGAAAGGCTATAAATTTTCCAAAAACGAACTTTTTTGGCTGGAGGAAATATCCCGTTTGCGGACCAGCAATACCATTTTAGCCCTGTTCGCTAGGCCATACGCCCTGTTGGATGTCCTGAACTTTGATACCGTGGACGGGGTAGTGGTGGGCTATCAGAATAGTAAAATTGCACAGAAAAAGGTGGCCGAAGTTATTTTTGGTGCTATTGGGGCATCAGGAAAGCTGCCCGTATCTGCCCATGATGAGTTTCCGGTTGGTACAGGTGTTGAGGTAAACCCCATACAACGCTTGGGGTATAGCATTCCAGAACGGGTGGGGATGAGTTCGGAGATGCTTGCCGAGGTGGACACGTTGGTTCAGCATGGATTGGATTCCTTGATGTTTCCAGGGGCGCAGGTGCTGATTGCCAGAAGGGGGAAAGTAATCTATAACAAGAATTTTGGGAAGCCCACCTATAACTCCACAAATGAGGTTGCCGAAGAATCCATATACGATCTGGCTTCTTTGACGAAGATTCTCTCCACCTTGCCCATGATCATGAAAATGGAAGAAGAGGGGGAGATTGCCCTGAACGATACATTCGGGGACCTGATTCCCGAATATGCCGATACGGAGTTAAAAGAGGTATCCGTCCTCAAAGCCTTATCCCACTATGGGCGATTGCCTTCCTGGATTGCCTTTTACTTGGATACCTTGAACAAGGACCGAAAACCATCATCGGAATTTTACAGGCAAAACCCATCAGAGGCTTTTCCGTACAAAGTTGCCGAGCATTTGTATTTGACTAGATCTTATAAAGATTCCATCTATAGCAGGATTGGGAGACAAAGCCTTAAATCGAACAGGTACCGGTATAGCGATGTGGGCTATTATGTGTTCAAAGAGTATATTGAGGACACCTACAACAAACCTATCAATGAATTGGTCGATGAGTTTCTGTACAAGCCCATGGGGCTGCAACGAACCACCTTTAATCCCTTAAAAAAATTTTCAAAAGAGGAGATAGTTCCGTCCGAAGAGGACGACTATTACAGATATCAGACGGTGCAGGGCTATGTGCACGATATGGGAGCGGCCATGCTGGGCGGTGTAGGAGGCCATGCAGGACTGTTTAGCACAGCCAATGAGGTAGCGAAGATCATGCAAATGTACTTACAGGGCGGTTACTACGGTGGGGAACGGTTTTTTAATTCGCGTACGGTGAAGCGGTTCAATACCTGCTATTTCTGTAACAAAGATGTAAGGCGGGGCGTTGGTTTTGATAAACCCCAGTTAGAAGAAAAAGGTCCTACCTGTGGTTGTGTGTCCAGACAGAGCTTTGGCCATAGCGGATTTACGGGAACCTATACCTGGGCCGACCCTGAAGAGGAAATTGTCTATGTTTTTCTGTCCAACAGGACCTACCCGTCTGCGACGAATACATTATTGATCAAATCTGGATTGCGGACACGTATTCAGCAGGCCATTTATGATTCCATTATTAATTAG